In one Heteronotia binoei isolate CCM8104 ecotype False Entrance Well chromosome 1, APGP_CSIRO_Hbin_v1, whole genome shotgun sequence genomic region, the following are encoded:
- the STX11 gene encoding syntaxin-11 produces MRDRLFELHELSRLYSQHTPVVDDDLQLHRETLLFETDYALASLYKDIQVIRTNNEHLKADVRRLSKQNARFLTSMRRLSSIKRDTNTIAKDIKARGEDIHRKLQALRDFSEDAEMKYGSNCVIARVSKDHYVDLMYTFQEAMFEYNETEMNQRENCKTRIQRQLEIMGKDVSGNQIEDMIEQGRWDVFSENLLSDIKGARSALNEIETRHKELMKLECRIREVHELFLQVALLVEEQADTFNVIELNVQNIKDYVGEAKGEVRRALEYRRKHPFRTIICCCLKCFKG; encoded by the coding sequence ATGAGAGACCGACTCTTTGAGCTTCATGAGCTATCAAGGCTTTATAGTCAACATACTCCTGTTGTGGATGATGACTTACAATTACATCGTGAAACCCTTCTGTTTGAGACAGATTATGCCTTAGCAAGTCTTTACAAAGACATTCAAGTAATTCGAACCAACAATGAGCACCTGAAAGCAGATGTTCGGCGCCTGAGCAAACAAAACGCCCGCTTTCTTACATCTATGCGCCGCCTCAGCAGCATAAAACGTGATACCAACACAATTGCAAAAGACATAAAGGCCCGTGGAGAAGACATCCACAGGAAACTTCAGGCTTTGAGAGACTTCAGTGAAGATGCAGAAATGAAATATGGTTCCAACTGTGTCATAGCTCGTGTATCAAAGGACCACTATGTTGATCTAATGTATACCTTTCAAGAAGCTATGTTTGAATACAATGAAACAGAGATGAACCAGCGGGAGAACTGCAAGACCAGGATTCAGCGACAGCTAGAGATCATGGGCAAGGATGTATCTGGGAACCAGATAGAGGACATGATTGAGCAAGGCAGGTGGGATGTTTTCTCTGAGAACCTTCTTTCTGATATCAAGGGAGCTCGTTCAGCCTTAAATGAGATAGAGACCCGACATAAAGAGCTAATGAAGTTGGAGTGTCGAATAAGGGAGGTCCATGAACTCTTCTTGCAAGTAGCACTGTTGGTGGAAGAGCAGGCGGATACATTTAATGTCATTGAGCTCAATGTGCAAAATATTAAAGACTATGTTGGAGAAGCAAAAGGTGAAGTGAGGAGAGCCTTAGAATATAGAAGGAAACATCCATTCCGAACAATCATCTGCTGTTGTTTAAAATGCTTCAAGGGATAA